One window from the genome of Manis pentadactyla isolate mManPen7 chromosome 15, mManPen7.hap1, whole genome shotgun sequence encodes:
- the DHODH gene encoding dihydroorotate dehydrogenase (quinone), mitochondrial isoform X2 yields MPALQRLLDPESAHQLAVRFTSLGLLPRTTFQDSDMLEVRVLGHKFRNPIGIAAGFDKHGEAVDGLYKMGFGFVEIGSVTPKPQEGNPKPRVFRLPEDQAVINRYGFNSHGLSVVEHRLRARQQEQARLTEDGLPLGINLGKNKTSVDAASDYAEGVRVLGPLADYLVVNVSSPNTAGLRSLQGKAELRRLLTKVLQERDALKGAHKPAVLVKIAPDLTAQDKADIASVVRELGIDGLIVTNTTVSRPDSLQGALRSEMGGLSGKPLRNLSTQTIQEMYALTQGRVPIVGVGGVGSGQDALEKIRAGASLVQLYTALSYQGPPVVGRVKRELEALLKEQGFTRIIDAIGADHRK; encoded by the exons ATGCCAGCTCTGCAGAGGCTGCTGGACCCTGAGTCAGCCCATCAGCTGGCTGTTCGTTTCACCTCCCTGGGGCTCCTTCCTCGCACCACATTTCAAGACTCTGACATGCTG GAAGTGAGAGTCCTGGGCCATAAATTCCGAAATCCTATAGGAATTGCTGCAGGGTTTGACAAGCATGGAGAAGCTGTGGATGGACTTTACAAGATGGGCTTTGGCTTTGTTGAGATAGGCAGTGTTACCCCTAAACCTCAGGAAGGAAACCCCAAGCCCAGAGTCTTCCGCCTCCCGGAGGACCAAGCTGTCATTAACAG ATATGGATTTAACAGTCACGGACTCTCTGTGGTGGAACACAGGCTACGGGCCAGACAGCAGGAGCAGGCAAGGCTCACAGAAG ATGGGCTACCACTGGGAATAAACCTGGGGAAGAATAAGACCTCGGTGGATGCTGCCTCGGACTATGCAGAGGGGGTTCGAGTCCTGGGCCCCTTGGCTGACTACCTGGTAGTGAACGTGTCCAGTCCCAACACGGCTGGGCTAAGGAGCCTTCAGGGAAAGGCTGAGCTGCGCCGCTTGTTGACCAAG GTGCTGCAGGAGAGGGACGCCCTGAAGGGAGCGCACAAGCCCGCTGTGCTGGTGAAGATCGCGCCCGACCTCACCGCCCAGGACAAGGCAGATATCGCCAGCGTGGTGAGAGAG TTGGGCATCGATGGATTGATTGTCACAAACACCACAGTGAGTCGCCCTGACAGCCTCCAGGGTGCCCTGCGCTCTGAAATGGGAGGGCTGAGTGGGAAGCCCCTCCGAAATTTATCAACTCAAACCATCCAGGAGATGTATGCACTTACCCAAG GCAGAGTCCCCATTGTTGGCGTTGGTGGTGTTGGCAGCGGGCAGGACGCACTAGAGAAAATCCGGGCGGGGGCCTCCCTGGTGCAGCTGTACACGGCCCTCAGCTACCAGGGGCCGCCTGTGGTGGGCAGAGTCAAACGGGAGCTGGAGGCCCTTTTGAA gGAACAGGGTTTTACTAGAATCATAGATGCCATTGGAGCAGATCACCGGAAGTGA
- the DHODH gene encoding dihydroorotate dehydrogenase (quinone), mitochondrial isoform X1, which translates to MAWRQLKKRVQDAVVILGGGGLLFLSYLTATGDEHFYAEHLMPALQRLLDPESAHQLAVRFTSLGLLPRTTFQDSDMLEVRVLGHKFRNPIGIAAGFDKHGEAVDGLYKMGFGFVEIGSVTPKPQEGNPKPRVFRLPEDQAVINRYGFNSHGLSVVEHRLRARQQEQARLTEDGLPLGINLGKNKTSVDAASDYAEGVRVLGPLADYLVVNVSSPNTAGLRSLQGKAELRRLLTKVLQERDALKGAHKPAVLVKIAPDLTAQDKADIASVVRELGIDGLIVTNTTVSRPDSLQGALRSEMGGLSGKPLRNLSTQTIQEMYALTQGRVPIVGVGGVGSGQDALEKIRAGASLVQLYTALSYQGPPVVGRVKRELEALLKEQGFTRIIDAIGADHRK; encoded by the exons ATGGCGTGGAGACAGCTGAAA AAGCGGGTTCAGGATGCCGTGGTCATCTTGGGGGGTGGAGGACTTCTCTTCCTCTCCTACCTGACAGCCACAGGGGATGAGCATTTCTACGCTGAACACTTGATGCCAGCTCTGCAGAGGCTGCTGGACCCTGAGTCAGCCCATCAGCTGGCTGTTCGTTTCACCTCCCTGGGGCTCCTTCCTCGCACCACATTTCAAGACTCTGACATGCTG GAAGTGAGAGTCCTGGGCCATAAATTCCGAAATCCTATAGGAATTGCTGCAGGGTTTGACAAGCATGGAGAAGCTGTGGATGGACTTTACAAGATGGGCTTTGGCTTTGTTGAGATAGGCAGTGTTACCCCTAAACCTCAGGAAGGAAACCCCAAGCCCAGAGTCTTCCGCCTCCCGGAGGACCAAGCTGTCATTAACAG ATATGGATTTAACAGTCACGGACTCTCTGTGGTGGAACACAGGCTACGGGCCAGACAGCAGGAGCAGGCAAGGCTCACAGAAG ATGGGCTACCACTGGGAATAAACCTGGGGAAGAATAAGACCTCGGTGGATGCTGCCTCGGACTATGCAGAGGGGGTTCGAGTCCTGGGCCCCTTGGCTGACTACCTGGTAGTGAACGTGTCCAGTCCCAACACGGCTGGGCTAAGGAGCCTTCAGGGAAAGGCTGAGCTGCGCCGCTTGTTGACCAAG GTGCTGCAGGAGAGGGACGCCCTGAAGGGAGCGCACAAGCCCGCTGTGCTGGTGAAGATCGCGCCCGACCTCACCGCCCAGGACAAGGCAGATATCGCCAGCGTGGTGAGAGAG TTGGGCATCGATGGATTGATTGTCACAAACACCACAGTGAGTCGCCCTGACAGCCTCCAGGGTGCCCTGCGCTCTGAAATGGGAGGGCTGAGTGGGAAGCCCCTCCGAAATTTATCAACTCAAACCATCCAGGAGATGTATGCACTTACCCAAG GCAGAGTCCCCATTGTTGGCGTTGGTGGTGTTGGCAGCGGGCAGGACGCACTAGAGAAAATCCGGGCGGGGGCCTCCCTGGTGCAGCTGTACACGGCCCTCAGCTACCAGGGGCCGCCTGTGGTGGGCAGAGTCAAACGGGAGCTGGAGGCCCTTTTGAA gGAACAGGGTTTTACTAGAATCATAGATGCCATTGGAGCAGATCACCGGAAGTGA